In the Astatotilapia calliptera chromosome 5, fAstCal1.2, whole genome shotgun sequence genome, one interval contains:
- the LOC113022606 gene encoding E3 ubiquitin-protein ligase MARCH9-like — protein sequence MFKYRIRMFFNELKVLLLMRSGSSRRTDTDPNTQTTMRGLAIGGCDWPQLRCSQRDDEEEYYGSDLRPRSLAFEDKEGAKPQGGGVGNMDAASLPSLSESGTRSPQCRICFQGPEKGELLSPCRCDGSVRCTHQSCLIRWISERGSWSCELCYFKYQVLAIRTKNPLQWQAISLTVIEKVQIAAIILGSLFLIASISWLVWSSLSPSAKWQRQDLLFQICYGMYGFMDIVCIGLIIHEGSSVYRIFKRWQAVNQKWKVLNYDKAKDLGDPISSSSKSTVRVERNSSHTVTDSSRRANRHIRTILNHHCGYTVLHFLSQLRPNNLHSSNHEVVMRVTTV from the exons ATGTTTAAGTATCGCATCCGGATGTTCTTTAATGAACTCAAAGTGTTGCTACTGATGCGTTCTGGATCAAGCAGGAGGACGGACACTGACCCGAACACACAGACCACGATGAGAGGGCTCGCTATTGGAGGCTGTGATTGGCCACAGCTGAGGTGCTCTCAGCGGGACGACGAGGAGGAGTACTATGGCTCTGACCTCCGGCCACGAAGCCTGGCGTTTGAGGATAAAGAAGGTGCCAAACCTCAGGGAGGAGGAGTAGGAAACATGGATGCTGCTTCACTCCCGAGTCTCTCAGAGAGCGGGACGCGATCACCGCAGTGCCGGATCTGCTTCCAGGGGCCAGAAAAG GGGGAGTTGCTGAGCCCTTGTCGCTGTGATGGCTCAGTGCGCTGTACCCACCAGTCCTGCCTTATCCGCTGGATCAGTGAGAGAGGCTCCTGGAGCTGTGAGCTCTGCTACTTTAAGTACCAGGTGTTGGCCATTAGAACCAAAAACCCACTGCAG TGGCAGGCCATCTCTCTGACTGTGATTGAGAAGGTACAGATTGCAGCCATTATCCTCGGCTCTCTGTTCCTCATCGCAAGTATTTCCTGGTTGGTTTGGTCCTCTCTCAGCCCCTCAGCCAAATGGCAACGGCAGGACCTTCTCTTCCAGATATGCTACGGCATGTACGGCTTCATGGACATAGTTTGCATAG GCCTTATAATCCACGAAGGATCATCTGTCTACCGGATCTTTAAGCGCTGGCAGGCGGTGAACCAGAAGTGGAAAGTGCTGAATTATGACAAAGCAAAGGACTTAGGGGATCCCATCAGTTCCAGCAGCAAAAGCACTGTTCGAGTAGAGAGGAACTCTTCTCACACTGTCACAGACAGCAGCCGGAGGGCAAACCGCCATATCAGGACTATTCTCAACCACCACTGTGGCTACACTGTTTTACATTTCCTTAGCCAGCTAAGACCCAACAACTTGCACAGCAGCAACCATGAGGTGGTCATGAGAGTGACCACCGTATGA